A window from Mustelus asterias unplaced genomic scaffold, sMusAst1.hap1.1 HAP1_SCAFFOLD_1564, whole genome shotgun sequence encodes these proteins:
- the ssr2 gene encoding translocon-associated protein subunit beta, whose protein sequence is MRLFLVSVCVALFTAARSDEGARLLASKSLLNKYAVEGRDLTLQYNIYNVGTNAALDVELSDDSFPPEDFGIVSGMLTVKWDRIAPASNVTHTVVLRPLKAGYFNFTSATISYLAQEGSQVVVGYTSAPGQGGILAQREFDRRFSPHYLDWAAFGVMTLPSIGIPLLLWYSSKRKYDTAKTKKN, encoded by the exons ATGAGGTTGTTTCTAGTCAGCGTGTGCGTGGCCCTCTTCACAGCGGCCAGAAGCGATGAAGGAGCGAGGCTTCTCGCGTCCAAGTCTCTGCTCAATAAATATGCAGTGGAGGGTCGTGACCTGACACTACAGTACAACATCTACAACGTCGGCACCAA TGCCGCGTTGGATGTTGAACTCAGCGATGATTCCTTCCCGCCGGAagactttggaattgtgtcaGGAATGTTGACAGTGAAATGGGACCGGATTGCCCC AGCCAGTAATGTCACCCACACAGTGGTGCTACGACCACTGAAAGCTGGTTACTTCAATTTCACCTCGGCAACCATCTCGTACCTGGCCCAGGAAGGGAGCCAAGTGGTG GTGGGCTACACCAGTGCCCCAGGACAGGGTGGCATCCTGGCCCAGAGAGAGTTCGACAGACGCTTCTCACCACATTAT TTGGACTGGGCAGCCTTTGGCGTGATGACTCTACCCTCCATCGGCATCCCGCTGCTTCTGTGGTACTCCAGCAAACGCAAGTACGACACGGCCAAAACAAAGAAGAACTGA